In one window of Terriglobia bacterium DNA:
- the rpmJ gene encoding 50S ribosomal protein L36 produces the protein MKVRASVKKICDKCKIVHRKGVVRVICENSKHKQRQG, from the coding sequence ATGAAGGTCAGGGCATCGGTAAAAAAGATTTGTGATAAGTGCAAGATCGTGCACCGCAAGGGCGTGGTCCGCGTGATCTGCGAGAATTCGAAACACAAACAGAGGCAGGGGTAA
- the rpsK gene encoding 30S ribosomal protein S11, whose protein sequence is MAKAAAAAGAPAAGGTKSKKKVFKKKERKNVPHGICYVQASFNNTIVTITDGEGRTLAWKSAGSLGFRGSRKGTPFAAQQAATNAAGQARDHGVRSLEVRVNGPGSGRESAIRALAAAGLDVKSIKDVTPIPHNGCRPPKRRRV, encoded by the coding sequence ATGGCGAAAGCAGCAGCGGCGGCCGGGGCACCGGCAGCCGGCGGAACCAAGAGCAAGAAAAAGGTATTCAAGAAGAAGGAGCGCAAGAACGTTCCGCACGGGATTTGCTACGTGCAGGCCTCCTTCAACAACACCATTGTGACCATCACCGACGGCGAAGGCCGCACGCTGGCGTGGAAGAGCGCGGGATCGCTGGGCTTCCGCGGGTCGCGCAAAGGGACGCCGTTTGCCGCGCAGCAGGCGGCCACGAACGCCGCCGGCCAGGCGCGCGATCATGGCGTGCGCTCGCTGGAAGTGCGCGTGAACGGTCCGGGCTCAGGGCGCGAGTCGGCCATACGCGCGCTGGCCGCAGCCGGGTTGGACGTGAAGTCCATCAAGGACGTTACGCCCATTCCGCATAACGGATGCCGGCCGCCAAAACGTCGCAGAGTTTGA
- a CDS encoding adenylate kinase, with protein MPAAASNSGSKQAATGPIILLGAPGAGKGTQAKAIAALYGIPQISTGDILRDNVARGTELGKQADPIMKSGKLVPDDLMLAMVADRLGQPDCQRGYILDGFPRTVAQAEWLDEYLGKALFAGRKMAPVVVNIEVSYNQLLQRLTGRRSCPADGQIYNIYFQPPRKEGVCDSCGTPLVQRKDDKEEVISERLKSYERQTLPLVDYYRRKGTFHTLNGELGLEQVTADTLAVIAKAAAGK; from the coding sequence ATGCCGGCCGCCGCGAGCAATTCGGGTTCGAAGCAAGCAGCCACGGGCCCCATTATTCTGCTGGGGGCTCCGGGCGCCGGCAAAGGCACACAGGCCAAGGCCATCGCGGCGCTTTATGGCATCCCGCAGATCTCCACCGGAGACATTTTGCGGGACAACGTGGCCCGCGGCACGGAACTGGGCAAGCAGGCCGACCCGATCATGAAGTCGGGGAAGCTGGTGCCGGACGATCTGATGCTGGCCATGGTGGCTGACCGGCTGGGGCAGCCCGACTGCCAGCGAGGCTACATTCTGGACGGTTTTCCCCGCACGGTGGCGCAGGCGGAATGGCTGGACGAGTATCTGGGCAAGGCGCTTTTTGCGGGACGCAAGATGGCCCCCGTTGTGGTCAACATTGAAGTCAGCTATAATCAATTACTGCAACGGCTTACGGGCCGCCGCTCCTGTCCTGCGGACGGCCAGATTTACAACATCTACTTTCAGCCCCCGCGAAAAGAAGGCGTGTGCGATTCCTGCGGCACTCCGTTGGTGCAGCGCAAGGACGACAAGGAAGAAGTCATCTCCGAGCGGCTGAAGAGTTATGAACGGCAGACCCTGCCTCTGGTGGATTACTATCGCCGCAAAGGGACGTTTCATACGCTGAACGGCGAACTGGGGTTGGAACAAGTCACGGCGGATACGCTGGCGGTGATCGCCAAAGCGGCGGCGGGGAAGTAA
- the rplO gene encoding 50S ribosomal protein L15 gives MPTNLSTLRPPKGATANKKRVGRGMGSGMGKTSTRGHKGQRSRSGSRMMRGFEGGQMPLHRRLPKRGFTNIFRVEYRAINLERLVELGESNVTPELLVKHGLAHKNDLIKVLGDGELKKAITVHAHKFSKSAGEKIAKAGGKAELIGGVAAPEAPAEPKKTKKKS, from the coding sequence GTGCCGACAAATCTTTCAACATTACGGCCGCCCAAAGGGGCCACCGCCAACAAGAAGCGAGTGGGCCGGGGCATGGGCAGCGGTATGGGCAAGACGTCCACGCGCGGGCACAAAGGCCAGAGATCGCGTTCCGGTTCGCGCATGATGCGCGGTTTTGAAGGCGGCCAGATGCCGCTGCATCGCCGCTTGCCCAAGCGCGGGTTCACCAACATCTTCCGCGTGGAATACCGGGCCATCAATCTGGAGCGGCTGGTGGAACTGGGCGAAAGCAACGTGACCCCGGAACTTCTGGTGAAGCACGGGCTGGCGCACAAGAACGACCTCATCAAGGTGCTGGGCGACGGCGAATTGAAGAAGGCCATCACCGTGCACGCGCACAAGTTTTCCAAGTCGGCCGGAGAGAAGATCGCCAAGGCCGGAGGCAAAGCGGAGCTGATCGGCGGAGTGGCGGCGCCGGAAGCGCCGGCGGAGCCCAAGAAAACAAAGAAGAAGAGCTAA
- the rpmD gene encoding 50S ribosomal protein L30: MAAKKKIKIKYVRSKICTPVKHKLVVKGLGFTHLYQVVEREDTPSIRGMIAKIPHLVEIVD; encoded by the coding sequence ATGGCAGCCAAGAAAAAGATCAAAATCAAATACGTGCGTTCGAAGATATGCACTCCGGTGAAACACAAGCTGGTGGTCAAAGGACTGGGCTTTACCCACCTGTACCAGGTTGTGGAGCGCGAAGATACGCCTTCCATCCGGGGGATGATTGCGAAGATCCCGCATTTGGTGGAGATCGTGGACTAA
- the rpsM gene encoding 30S ribosomal protein S13: protein MARISGVDLPRNKHVNIALTYIYGIGNARSARILSAAKVENMKKVQDLNEDEVNRIRQVIESEGDVEGDLRKDISMHIKRLIEIGSYRGYRHRRNLPVRGQRTHTNARTRKGPRKGTVANKKKTAAKT, encoded by the coding sequence ATGGCACGCATCTCAGGCGTGGATCTTCCGCGCAACAAACACGTGAACATCGCGCTGACGTACATATACGGCATCGGCAACGCGCGCTCGGCGCGAATCCTGTCGGCGGCGAAGGTCGAGAACATGAAGAAGGTGCAGGACCTCAATGAAGATGAGGTCAACCGCATCCGCCAGGTCATTGAGAGTGAAGGCGACGTGGAAGGTGATCTGCGCAAAGACATCTCCATGCATATCAAGCGGCTGATTGAAATCGGTTCGTACCGTGGATACCGGCATCGCCGCAACCTGCCGGTCCGGGGGCAGCGCACGCATACCAATGCCCGCACCCGCAAGGGTCCGCGCAAAGGCACGGTAGCGAACAAGAAGAAGACCGCGGCCAAGACGTAA
- the rpsD gene encoding 30S ribosomal protein S4, producing MARYKGAVCRLCRREGMKLFLKGAKCFTDKCPIEKRNFAPGAHGKDRKAKVVGYGLQLREKQKTKRIYFTLETQFRNYFEKAARKPGVTGELLLQQLERRLDNVIYRLGFATSRRQARQLVRHGHVDVNGRRVDIPSFEVSVGNEIQVREKAKKFTVVEGAREFSSHQPVVAWLEVDRDNLKGRVLSLPKRDEIATPVNEQLIVELYSK from the coding sequence ATGGCACGTTATAAAGGTGCAGTCTGCCGGCTTTGCCGGCGCGAAGGCATGAAGTTGTTCCTGAAAGGGGCCAAGTGTTTTACCGACAAGTGCCCCATCGAGAAGCGTAATTTTGCTCCCGGCGCCCATGGCAAAGACCGCAAGGCCAAGGTTGTAGGCTACGGCCTGCAGCTGCGCGAGAAGCAAAAGACCAAACGCATTTACTTCACACTGGAAACCCAGTTCCGCAATTACTTTGAAAAGGCCGCGCGCAAGCCGGGCGTGACCGGCGAGTTGCTCTTGCAACAGCTGGAACGCCGCCTGGACAACGTGATCTACCGGCTGGGATTTGCCACGTCGCGCCGCCAGGCCCGGCAACTGGTCCGCCATGGACACGTTGACGTGAACGGCCGCCGCGTGGACATTCCATCGTTTGAAGTCAGCGTGGGGAACGAGATCCAGGTGCGGGAAAAGGCCAAGAAATTTACCGTGGTAGAAGGGGCGCGCGAGTTCTCCAGCCACCAGCCGGTGGTGGCCTGGCTGGAAGTGGACCGCGATAACCTGAAAGGCCGCGTGTTGTCGCTGCCCAAGCGGGACGAGATTGCGACTCCGGTCAACGAACAGCTGATCGTGGAACTGTACAGCAAGTAA
- the secY gene encoding preprotein translocase subunit SecY: MFEKLANIFRVPDLRKRVLFTLAMLAVYRLGSHIPTPGINADALSKAFENQGGGLLGFYDLFSGGNLRRLTIFALGIMPYITSSIILQLLTVVWEPLARMQKEGELGRRKITQWTRYLTLVLSLLQSMGIAFTLQSQGYVLTPGVWFILMTMITLTTGSIFIMWLGEQITERGIGNGMSLLIFSGIVVGLPRAVVELYKKASGGAWGPFTIPAMVALIAVMVLVVAFIVFMERSERRIPVQYAKRVVGRRIMGGQATHLPLRVNSGGVMPVIFASSLLSIPQMLTYSPAFKTGGTLNKYFGPILEQLKWGEPLYTLLYAAGIIFFAYFYVSIVFNPADVADNMRKHGGFIPGIRPGHRTRDYINEVLTRVTLVGGLYLLFISLIPEWMIAGIHLNQLPWWLGGKVFEQITPQWILTGLNVTFYFGGTSLLIVVGVAMDTVNQIESQLVMRHYEGFTSRSGRIKGRKTWG, from the coding sequence ATGTTCGAAAAACTGGCGAATATATTTCGAGTTCCGGACCTGCGCAAGCGCGTGCTGTTTACGCTGGCCATGCTGGCCGTCTACCGTCTTGGCTCGCACATTCCCACGCCGGGCATCAATGCCGACGCGTTGAGCAAGGCGTTTGAAAACCAGGGCGGCGGACTGCTGGGCTTTTACGATCTGTTCAGCGGCGGCAACCTGCGCCGGCTGACGATTTTTGCCCTGGGCATCATGCCCTACATCACTTCGTCCATCATCCTGCAGTTGCTCACGGTGGTGTGGGAGCCCCTGGCCCGCATGCAGAAGGAAGGCGAACTAGGGCGGCGCAAGATCACGCAATGGACGCGCTATCTGACCCTGGTGCTTTCCCTGCTGCAAAGCATGGGCATCGCGTTTACCTTGCAGAGCCAGGGCTACGTGCTGACGCCGGGCGTGTGGTTCATTTTGATGACCATGATCACGCTCACCACCGGCAGCATCTTCATTATGTGGCTGGGCGAGCAGATTACCGAACGCGGCATCGGCAACGGCATGTCGTTGCTGATTTTCTCCGGCATTGTGGTGGGACTGCCGCGCGCGGTGGTGGAACTTTACAAGAAAGCGTCCGGCGGGGCTTGGGGGCCTTTCACCATTCCCGCCATGGTGGCGCTGATCGCGGTGATGGTGCTGGTGGTGGCGTTCATCGTATTCATGGAACGCTCGGAGCGCCGCATTCCCGTGCAGTATGCCAAGCGGGTGGTGGGACGACGCATTATGGGCGGCCAAGCCACGCACCTGCCGTTGCGCGTGAATTCCGGCGGCGTGATGCCGGTGATCTTTGCATCGTCCCTGCTGAGTATTCCGCAGATGCTGACGTACTCGCCGGCGTTCAAGACCGGCGGGACACTCAACAAATACTTTGGCCCGATTCTGGAACAACTCAAGTGGGGCGAGCCGCTTTATACCTTGCTCTATGCGGCGGGCATCATCTTCTTTGCCTACTTCTACGTGTCCATTGTGTTCAACCCGGCGGACGTCGCCGACAACATGCGCAAGCATGGCGGGTTTATCCCGGGCATCCGGCCGGGACACCGCACGCGCGACTACATCAATGAAGTGCTGACGCGCGTGACCCTGGTGGGCGGACTGTATCTGCTGTTCATTTCGCTGATACCCGAGTGGATGATTGCCGGTATCCATCTCAACCAGCTGCCCTGGTGGCTGGGAGGCAAGGTGTTTGAACAGATCACGCCGCAGTGGATCCTCACGGGTTTGAACGTGACTTTCTACTTCGGCGGAACGTCATTGCTGATTGTGGTGGGCGTGGCCATGGATACGGTGAACCAGATTGAGTCCCAACTGGTGATGCGCCACTACGAAGGCTTTACCTCGCGCAGCGGACGCATCAAAGGACGGAAAACTTGGGGCTGA
- the infA gene encoding translation initiation factor IF-1 has translation MSKEDAIEVMATVVEPLPNAMFRVELENKHQVLAHVSGRMRKNFIRILPGDKVAVELSPYDLTRGRIVYRYK, from the coding sequence GTGAGCAAAGAAGACGCGATAGAGGTGATGGCAACGGTGGTTGAGCCGCTGCCCAATGCCATGTTCCGGGTGGAACTGGAGAACAAACATCAAGTGCTGGCGCACGTATCCGGCCGGATGCGCAAGAATTTTATCCGCATCCTCCCCGGCGATAAAGTCGCGGTTGAGTTATCACCTTACGACCTTACGCGTGGACGCATTGTCTACAGGTACAAGTAA